A section of the Lepus europaeus isolate LE1 chromosome 10, mLepTim1.pri, whole genome shotgun sequence genome encodes:
- the NXPH4 gene encoding neurexophilin-4, with protein sequence MRLLPEWLLLLFGPWLLWPVRKAASAQLPESGLPQYLELRPAAAGGGATGQQLPASRSSEGLGAARAWSWAWPANHTGALARAGAAGALPVPRTKRKPSIKAARAKKIFGWGDFYFRVHTLKFSLLVTGKIVDHVNGTFSVYFRHNSSSLGNLSVSIVPPSKRVEFGGVWLPGPAPHPLQSTLALEGVLPGLGPPLGVTAAAAGPGLGGTLGGALAGPLGGALGVPGAKESRAFNCHVEYEKTNRARKHRPCLYDPSQVCFTEHTQSQAAWLCAKPFKVICIFVSFLSFDYKLVQKVCPDYNFQSEHPYFG encoded by the exons ATGCGGCTGCTCCCGGAATGGCTCCTCTTGCTCTTTGGCCCGTGGCTCTTATGGCCCGTGAGGAAG GCCGCAAGCGCCCAGCTGCCGGAGTCCGGACTGCCGCAGTACCTGGAGCTGCGCCCCGCCGCGGCCGGAGGGGGCGCCACTGGCCAACAGCTCCCAGCGTCCAGGTCCTCCGAGGGCCTGGGCGCCGCCCgcgcctggagctgggcctggccggcTAACCACACGGGGGCGCTGGCCCGGGCCGGGGCTGCCGGTGCGCTGCCGGTGCCGCGCACCAAGAGGAAACCTTCCATCAAAGCGGCCCGAGCCAAAAAGATCTTCGGCTGGGGAGACTTCTACTTTCGGGTGCATACCCTCAAGTTCTCGCTGCTGGTCACTGGCAAGATCGTGGACCACGTGAACGGCACCTTCAGTGTGTATTTCCGCCACAACTCCTCCAGCCTGGGCAACCTCAGTGTGAGCATCGTGCCGCCCTCCAAGCGTGTCGAGTTCGGGGGCGTCTGGCTGCCCGGGCCGGCCCCCCACCCTCTGCAGTCTACACTGGCCCTGGAGGGGGTGCTCCCGGGCCTGGGGCCCCCGCTGGGGGTGACTGCAGCAGCAGCGGGGCCGGGGCTTGGGGGCACCCTTGGGGGCGCACTCGCAGGCCCCCTCGGGGGCGCGCTGGGAGTGCCTGGGGCCAAAGAGTCCCGCGCTTTCAACTGCCACGTGGAGTATGAGAAGACAAACCGCGCGCGCAAGCACCGCCCGTGCCTGTACGACCCATCGCAGGTGTGCTTCACCGAGCACACGCAGAGCCAGGCCGCTTGGCTCTGTGCCAAGCCCTTCAAAGTCATCTGCATCTTCGTCTCCTTCCTCAGCTTTGACTACAAACTGGTGCAGAAGGTGTGCCCAGACTACAACTTCCAGAGCGAGCACCCCTACTTTGGATag